The following DNA comes from Kitasatospora sp. NBC_01287.
CTCGCCGAGCAACTCGCGGACGCCGGGACCGCCCTGACCACGATGGCGGTGCCGGCCGCGCACAAGAGCACCGAGCAGAAGAACGGAGTGACCGCGTGAACGCCCAACGCGGCCCGGTCCACCGGATCATCGTCAACGCCACCTCGCCGGACCTCGCGGAGCGCCTGGAGCGCGTCGGGCCCGTCAAGCGCGCGCTGGGCACCGTCCTGGAGGACTGGGGCATCGCCCCGCGCGCGGTCCGGCTCGACATCCTGACCGTCGTCCACGAGCTGGTGGTCAACGCCGTGCGGCACGCGCCGCCCGGCTGGCTCCAGGCCGCGCTGCGCCTGTCGCCGGACGGACACCGCCTGGTGGTCGAGGTCCACGACCCCGACCACCGGGTGCCCGCCATCGGCACGGCCGCCTTCGCCAACGCCCACGCCGAGAGCGGCCGCGGCCTGCTGATGGTCGCCGCCCTCAGCCAGCGGTGGGGCGCCCAGCGGACCACCAGCGGCAAGCGGGTCTGGGCGGAGCTGGCGCTGCCCGCCGCGCCGCCGGTCCCCGAGTTGTCGCGGGCCGTGGGCCGCGTCCAGATCATCACGGACGTGGTCAGCGCCTCGCGCGTGCTCGCGCCGACCTTCTCCACAACCAGCCCGCACCTGAACTGAACTGACGCTGGATCAGCTATCGCGAGGCCGAAGCCGTCGCCGCCTCCCCGTCCGTGACCGCGCTGAGCGGCGCCGCCAGGTCCTCCAGACTGCGGCCCTCCGCCCGTACGCCGATGGCGGCTTCCACCAGGCCGGCGATCGCCATCAGGGCCGCGCCGATGCAGAAGGCGAGGGTGGTGTCCCCGACCTTGCCGCTGCTGACCAGGCCGTTGAAGAGCAGCGGGCCGGTGATGCCGCCGAGCGCGGTGCCGACCGCGTAGAAGAAGGCGATGCACAGGGCGCGGGTCTCCAGCGGGAAGATCTCGCTGACCGTCAGGTAGGCGGCGCTCGCGCCGGCCGAGGCCAGGAAGAGCACGCCGGTCCAGCAGGCCGTCATGGTGACGGCGTTGAGCACGCCCTGGTCGAAGAGGAAGGCGGTGCCGAAGAGCAGCAGGCCGGAGCCGAGGTAGGTGCCGGAGATCATCGCCTTGCGGCCGACCGAGTCGAAGAGGTGGCCGAGCAGCAGCGGACCGAGGAAGTTGCCGACCGCGATCACCGCGAAGTAGTAGCCCGTGTTGCCGTCGGGGACGTGGAAGAAGGTGGTGAGGATGACCGCGTAGCCGAAGGTGACCGAGTTGTAGAGGAACGCCTGCCCGACGAAGAGGGCCAGGCCCAGGACGGTCCGCTTGGGGTAACTGCGCACGACCGTACGTGCGATGGTCAGGAAGCCGA
Coding sequences within:
- a CDS encoding ATP-binding protein, translated to MNAQRGPVHRIIVNATSPDLAERLERVGPVKRALGTVLEDWGIAPRAVRLDILTVVHELVVNAVRHAPPGWLQAALRLSPDGHRLVVEVHDPDHRVPAIGTAAFANAHAESGRGLLMVAALSQRWGAQRTTSGKRVWAELALPAAPPVPELSRAVGRVQIITDVVSASRVLAPTFSTTSPHLN